Proteins from one Hyperolius riggenbachi isolate aHypRig1 chromosome 2, aHypRig1.pri, whole genome shotgun sequence genomic window:
- the LOC137547290 gene encoding uncharacterized protein: protein MSRNTGVLLPSLSNKETSRELQVHLKPKKAKHRSKIQKVSDGQHPLSIEPTTRQLLSDIIGSKRCVFACADSSGITTVPEICGGVRRRESENNILEESDGLIGHNNLIFPCNTVGSTPLQKSPELDPIKVGQASLLPGQESDDSLECQAVTTVVDGATTSVNRESLGVSNPVHHNNGCELLGMGSASGLSDSSGTMVKPDQQQVFEQQRAASSLGSHTSIQDTDMENPRDDTYRQQYSGGIHKSPGRHKKQVTATAGIKDSALGRAQSQVYKSGSPEGDTKLPSRLPEQMQSVPGRMESQRPGVSSVDRTLDCSSSGLIRQKEQCEMPDVLLSLSPRRTMGSRCLLDQLEPSQNVHFSASTFDFQSTEQNLSRPGGSNLDCPVLAKKTVVCSATTISYGSSDPSRSRGPVNSGTSGASQSEPSSSFSMEPEWRILKSKGFSNRLSETLLQSRKKVTRQIYSKAWRVYNNWCEANSRDTGHSNSVLEFLQDGFQKGLSSSTLKVQVSALTVFLDRKLAEEEDIIRFFKALRRIRPTIHSRVPSWDLNTVLQGLCEPPFEPLVDSSDKLLTIKTAFLLAITSARRVGELQALSILEPYCVISDDRITLRLDTSFLPKVVSKFHRSQEIFLPSFCNNPSNQKEQKLHCLDVRRCVLEYLQRTKSWRTSNALLVLLAGKFRGKQASKSTIARWIKQAISLSYAQQGKQLTSAVRAHSTRAVSTSWAERAGASVEQICKAATWSSQNTFVRHYRLDVLSSADLTFGRKVLQAVIPP from the exons GGGTTTTACTCCCCAGTCTTTCTAATAAAGAAACCTCAAGGGAGTTACAGGTTCATCTTAAACCTAAAAAGGCTAAACACCGCAGTAAGATACAGAAAGTTTCGGATGGACAACATCCGCTCAGTATTGAACCTACTACAAGACAGCTCCTATCTGACATCATTGGATCTAAAAGATGCGTATTTGCATGTGCCGATTCATCTGGAATCACAACAGTTCCTGAGATTTGCGGTGGTGTTAGAAGGAGAG AGTCTGAAAACAATATCCTTGAGGAAAGCGATGGCCTTATTGGGCACAATAACCTCATCTTTCCCTGCAATACAGTGGGGTCAACTCCACTCCAGAAGTCTCCAGAGTTGGATCCTATCAAAGTGGGACAAGCATCTCTCCTCCCTGGACAAGAGAGTGATGATTCCTTGGAGTGTCAAGCAGTCACTACTGTGGTGGACGGAGCCACAACATCTGTCAACAGGGAATCTTTGGGAGTTTCCAACCCAGTACATCATAACAACGGATGCGAGCTCTTGGGGATGGGGAGCGCATCTGGACTCTCTGACAGCTCAGGGACAATGGTCAAGCCGGATCAGCAACAGGTCTTCGAACAGCAGAGAGCTGCAAGCAGTCTGGGAAGCCATACTAGCATTCAAGATACAGATATGGAAAACCCACGTGACGATACGTACAGACAACAGTACAGTGGTggcatacataaatcaccagggAGGCACAAGAAGCAAGTCACTGCAACAGCAGGCATCAAGGATTCTGCATTGGGCAGAGCGCAGTCTCAAGTCTATAAAAGCGGTTCACCTGAAGGGGACACTAAATTGCCTAGCAGATtacctgagcagatgcagtctgtCCCAGGACGAATGGAGTCTCAACGACCGGGTGTTTCATCAGTTGACAGAACACTGGATTGTTCCTCAAGTGGACTTATTCGCCAGAAAGAGCAATGCGAAATGCCGGATGTTTTGCTCTCTTTGTCCCCAAGACGAACCATGGGTAGTAGATGCCTTCTCGATCAGCTGGAGCCATCACAGAATGTACATTTTTCCGCCTCTACATTTGATTTCCAGAGTACTGAACAAAATCTATCGAGACCAGGCGGAAGCAATCTTGATTGTCCCGTTTTGGCCAAAAAGACCGTGGTTTGCTCTGCTACAACGATTAGCTACGGATCATCTGATCCTTCCAGATCAAGAGGACCTGTTAACTCAGGGACCAGCGGTGCATCCCAATCTGAGCCTTCTTCATCTTTCAGCATGGAGCCTGAATGGCGAATACTGAAAAGTAAGGGATTTTCTAATAGGTTATCGGAAACACTGTTACAaagcaggaagaaggtgacgcgcCAAATATACTCTAAAGCCTGGAGGGTATACAACAATTGGTGTGAGGCGAATTCTAGAGATACTGGTCATTCCAATTCAGTTTTAGAATTTCTTCAAGATGGATTCCAGAAAGGTCTAAGTAGTAGTACATTGAAGGTACAAGTTTCAGCATTAACAGTCTTTCTTGACAGAAAATTGGCAGAGGAAGAAGATATCATCAGATTCTTCAAAGCACTCAGGAGGATTCGACCTACAATCCATAGTAGAGTGCCATCTTGGGATCTGAACACTGTGCTACAGGGGCTATGTGAGCCACCCTTTGAACCATTAGTGGATAGTTCTGATAAACTTTTAACTATCAAAACTGCTTTTCTTCTAGCAATAACGTCAGCCAGAAGAGTGGGGGAATTGCAGGCATTGTCAATTCTCGAACCATATTGTGTTATAAGTGACGACAGAATTACACTTCGTCTAGATACCTCCTTCCTACCTAAGGTTGTTTCGAAATTCCACAGATCTCAAGAAATTTTTCTGCCTTCCTTTTGTAATAACCCTTCCAATCAGAAGGAACAGAAGTTACATTGCctagatgttagaagatgtgttcTGGAGTATCTTCAGCGCACTAAGTCCTGGAGGACTTCCAATGCATTATTAGTATTATTGGCCGGAAAGTTCAGGGGTAAACAGGCCTCAAAATCAACCATAGCCAGATGGATCAAGCAGGCTATATCTCTATCTTATGCTCAACAAGGCAAACAGCTGACTTCGGCGGTCAGGGCTCATTCTACCAGAGCAGTAtcaacttcctgggcagagagggcaggagcatCAGTTGAGCAAATttgcaaggcagccacctggTCAAGTCAGAACACCTTTGTGAGACATTATAGGCTAGATGTATTGTCTAGTGCCGACTTAACGTTCGGCAGAAAAGTGTTGCAGGCTGTAATCCCTCCCTAA